Proteins from a single region of Bacteroidota bacterium:
- the rpsM gene encoding 30S ribosomal protein S13, producing the protein MARIAGIDLPRNKRGVIGLTYIYGIGRNVSATILKSLNISEDKKVSEWTDDEITGIRNYISENMKTEGELRSQTQLNIKRLMDIGCYRGIRHRKGLPVRGQTTKNNARTRKGKKKTVANKKKVTK; encoded by the coding sequence ATGGCTAGAATCGCTGGAATAGATTTACCACGTAACAAAAGAGGTGTAATAGGACTTACTTACATCTACGGTATTGGCAGAAACGTATCTGCTACCATTTTAAAATCACTTAACATTTCAGAAGATAAAAAAGTTTCTGAATGGACAGATGATGAAATAACCGGTATTAGAAACTATATCTCCGAAAATATGAAAACTGAAGGTGAGCTCCGCTCTCAAACACAGTTGAATATCAAAAGACTTATGGATATTGGTTGTTACAGAGGAATCAGACATAGAAAAGGATTGCCCGTAAGAGGTCAAACCACTAAGAATAATGCTCGTACCCGAAAAGGTAAGAAGAAAACTGTTGCAAACAAAAAGAAAGTTACTAAATAA
- the recO gene encoding DNA repair protein RecO, with product MLVKTEGVILHRFKYGDSSVICKIFTRDYGLQSFLFQGISSNRGKVKSAHLTPLNLLQLDFYHHPVKNLKRAKELVCSPILHSLHTNPAKRALGGFIQEILSRCISEEEINAPLYDLVNETILKIENSDNTQDWLPHLFMIRLCRLLGHGIYADDYSVGKVFNIAEGDFSSVYDVTYCMSPDSSEQFALLLSNKQANFDYRKELLHNLVRFMQYHVIGAKPIQSLDIFGVVMR from the coding sequence ATGTTAGTCAAGACAGAAGGTGTTATTTTGCATAGATTCAAATACGGAGATTCATCTGTCATTTGCAAAATATTTACCCGTGACTATGGCTTGCAGAGTTTTCTGTTTCAGGGCATATCATCCAATCGCGGCAAAGTTAAAAGTGCACACCTAACCCCACTCAATCTGTTGCAGCTTGACTTCTATCACCACCCGGTAAAAAATCTCAAAAGAGCCAAAGAATTAGTGTGTAGTCCTATTCTGCACAGCTTGCATACAAATCCTGCCAAGCGTGCTTTAGGTGGATTTATTCAAGAAATACTGAGTCGCTGCATCTCTGAAGAAGAAATTAATGCTCCACTTTATGACCTTGTGAATGAAACTATTCTGAAGATTGAAAACAGTGATAATACTCAAGATTGGTTGCCGCATTTATTTATGATTCGCCTATGTCGCTTGCTGGGTCACGGAATTTATGCAGATGATTACAGTGTAGGTAAAGTCTTTAATATTGCTGAAGGCGATTTTAGCTCAGTTTATGATGTAACATACTGCATGTCACCCGATTCGTCCGAACAGTTTGCCTTACTTCTGAGTAACAAACAAGCCAATTTTGATTATAGAAAAGAACTGTTGCACAACCTTGTCCGATTTATGCAATACCATGTCATTGGTGCAAAACCCATACAGTCATTGGATATTTTTGGGGTTGTGATGCGATAA
- a CDS encoding DNA-directed RNA polymerase subunit alpha yields MAILDFQKPERVIMQKDTDFYGLFEFSPLEKGYGTTIGNSLRRVLLSSLQGFAITSVKIHGVEHEFSTIKGVVEDVTDIILNLKQVRFKKTSPTAENSEKIFISIKGKEQFLAGDMSRYSSNFEVLNPDFVICSMEPFVQLEIELNIEKGRGYVPAEENKTKDTTLGVIPIDSIFTPIKNVKYNVEDFRVEQRTDYEKLVMEVSTDGSIHPENALKEAAKILIQHFLLFSDDNMLLDTQVKKPVQEVDENMLQMRKILKTSLADLDLSVRAYNCLKAAEIKTLGELVSYHIDDLLKFRNFGKKSLSELEEFVKEKGLHFAMDISKYNLVEE; encoded by the coding sequence ATGGCAATATTAGATTTTCAAAAACCCGAGAGAGTTATCATGCAGAAAGATACAGACTTTTATGGTCTGTTTGAATTCAGCCCACTTGAAAAAGGGTACGGTACAACTATCGGTAATTCACTTAGAAGAGTGCTTTTATCTTCTCTTCAGGGATTTGCGATTACTTCTGTGAAAATTCACGGTGTTGAACATGAATTTTCAACTATTAAAGGTGTTGTTGAAGATGTTACCGACATTATATTAAACCTTAAACAAGTTAGATTTAAGAAGACGTCTCCAACTGCTGAAAATTCTGAAAAGATTTTTATTTCAATCAAAGGAAAAGAGCAATTCTTAGCCGGTGATATGAGCCGATACAGCAGCAATTTTGAGGTTTTAAACCCAGACTTTGTGATTTGTTCAATGGAACCTTTTGTTCAACTTGAAATAGAATTGAACATTGAAAAAGGACGCGGATATGTTCCTGCTGAAGAAAACAAAACAAAAGATACAACCCTCGGAGTGATTCCTATCGACTCTATTTTTACTCCTATTAAGAATGTAAAATACAATGTTGAAGATTTTAGGGTTGAACAAAGAACTGATTATGAGAAACTTGTTATGGAAGTTTCAACTGACGGATCTATTCATCCCGAAAACGCTCTGAAAGAAGCAGCGAAGATTCTTATTCAGCACTTTTTGTTGTTTTCTGATGACAATATGTTATTAGATACCCAGGTTAAAAAGCCTGTTCAAGAGGTTGACGAAAATATGCTGCAAATGAGAAAGATTCTTAAAACATCACTTGCTGACCTAGATTTGTCTGTTAGAGCTTATAACTGCCTCAAAGCAGCGGAAATTAAAACTTTAGGTGAATTGGTTAGCTATCATATTGATGACTTGCTTAAGTTTAGAAACTTTGGTAAAAAATCTCTATCTGAGTTGGAAGAGTTTGTTAAAGAGAAAGGATTGCACTTTGCAATGGATATTTCAAAGTATAATCTTGTAGAAGAATAA
- the rpsK gene encoding 30S ribosomal protein S11, with the protein MNSPKKVSKRKVKIDAQGQVHIKASFNNVIVSITNSTGQVISWSSSGKMGFRGSKKNTPYAAQTASQDCAKVAFDMGLRKVEVFVKGPGSGRDSAIRSLAASGLEVISIQDVTPMPHNGCRPPKKRRV; encoded by the coding sequence ATGAATAGTCCAAAAAAAGTTTCTAAGAGGAAGGTAAAAATTGACGCGCAAGGTCAAGTTCATATCAAAGCCTCATTTAATAATGTTATTGTATCCATTACAAATTCAACAGGACAGGTTATTTCATGGTCTTCTTCCGGGAAAATGGGATTCAGAGGATCAAAGAAAAACACGCCCTATGCAGCTCAAACAGCATCTCAGGATTGTGCTAAAGTTGCATTTGATATGGGACTGAGAAAAGTGGAAGTATTTGTAAAAGGACCAGGTTCAGGAAGAGATTCTGCTATCAGAAGTCTAGCTGCATCCGGATTAGAAGTGATTTCAATTCAAGATGTAACTCCTATGCCTCACAATGGTTGCAGACCCCCTAAGAAAAGAAGAGTATAA
- a CDS encoding PKD domain-containing protein: MLLRFTAFIFCLLLFVTQKVHAQCSISLTGIPCVGNSLTFDHSATNATNTQWDFDHQGTSIQATAAYVFNTPGIKKIYLKVTLPNSTNCYDTLEIEVFDLPEIKSFLISADSQCLTNNEFCFVDSTAFGGCIKSIRYLFDDGELITRTNPSGEVRFCKVFNGANDMSMNYTIEVVNCNNCVKTFRPSKALTIRKPRTISFTSSMPNGCDTVTAYFVNTSQINLSDVQKFLWDFGDGSYDSTHWGDGGLSHLYNKRGPANDAFTVKLKVWQKGGCVEEFVMNNAAINTLSPTGIDNVIKYYCPNDLLEPSPKGNKPPGMTFTWKLTGTGNTPWIYPNEESPVIVLSNLGAYRLVLETNHPTCPKKEFSDTFFVVGPKVKIEEIDSGYLIAQNERYQCVSSDTVHFPNRTRYYLNDKNPGNDDSTVLLPSGVKHWVFDNNLNPLISKKQERKDDNIDRLWNFGDAFAPQCTTITALNINVNKNCNYSKDRYPTHFYTPWDSVYKQFYYNPNVSFTYLDFLPNGDCNIRQVDTNELELHRKLFFRRIPECYEAKLTETDTSQDYVCPGTDKVRLAIQRTDISNLEVQGSGCVTPENTSINLRAFFGKTKPGCSFNMILFNPNVTRDSSNWKPFISEPPNNGYEYTGFFTPNVFYTYDSSVYNIKDDTLTVGFIVANGIGNNVCLDTLYIKNPFKVERVQSFFNIIAPQTKPTKVCVGDTILFGENNVHRLFAESSQSIEWSISGPLPSDPNVRGNLGFISEQRKNGLKHPNPDSSHLFVDMLYIYNSMASKPYDTIMLNEIFDYDLSMEITDAANGMLFQQWTDLGLPSIEYSKERVVRMFWNGVGVMGNAMTGAIGCIDTTGLSQFIDIKIIPKPNGKRTLNFRDTSILPLLNHQLNNKTYNNTYSFVPKRNGTYDIALTVSNSKNCSATSLQSFVVGFSSKISSTDSINCADETIYLKPQFRYYKSGGSAGALDSTDYWELHKNNAGKPGFEGETKIDWSLEDDDISNPTTIFGTGPYGHTGYDTAYVMGGEDGGKIYYRTPGKYTMRITTTDNSGCADTLTQNVYVIDNTAKFSLNIQDLNCRTIIELFDSSSLTDVYDSLLGSPSHSKYSWTIQWGDGSENWFSPTLPPQIGHQYKGFGNYLVTMIAATKGELNGRKPMCTDSFELNLNIPGPQPYFEPLDTLVICLGDSVRFVNKSYNPTKYAQFIWNMGDSTFITSSGSDTVTHTYKKSGVYSVFLLESDSLSGTIHYCSHTYPDTPMQQEIKVLVLDFYNAELTQDKHSICIGDSVTFTARNLQSALGYRWQVAEDSFEMITLDSVFTYTFLKSGQFSISVYPVLDSALLGVQCSYNFATVVYVDSILADFEVDSTNIPSVCFKNTSVNSAKNYWGFYHQSDITQSGNAFRLNKEINEAEFCLDYPDSVGYYWACLVAESPVGCLDTICKRIRYYSKKKLFIPNVFTPGSDSYNDFYYIDIEGQDYYELRIYNRWGDIVFQSENKDYQWNGNVENGNTECPDGTYIYQFRYRFEKDKETEFTSGVITLIREKRR, encoded by the coding sequence ATGTTACTCAGGTTTACAGCATTTATATTCTGCCTATTGCTCTTTGTAACACAAAAAGTACACGCGCAATGTAGCATTTCGCTGACCGGAATTCCCTGCGTTGGCAATTCCTTGACCTTTGACCATAGTGCCACCAATGCCACCAACACCCAATGGGATTTCGACCATCAAGGAACTTCGATACAAGCAACTGCCGCTTATGTATTTAACACTCCCGGCATAAAGAAAATATACCTCAAAGTTACTTTGCCCAACAGCACAAACTGTTATGACACATTAGAAATAGAAGTTTTTGACCTTCCTGAAATCAAGAGTTTTTTAATTTCAGCAGATTCGCAATGCCTGACCAATAATGAATTTTGCTTTGTGGATAGCACCGCTTTTGGCGGCTGTATCAAAAGTATCCGATATTTATTCGATGACGGAGAATTAATAACCCGCACTAACCCAAGCGGAGAAGTTAGATTTTGCAAAGTTTTTAATGGGGCAAACGATATGAGCATGAACTATACAATTGAAGTAGTTAACTGTAACAACTGTGTAAAAACGTTTCGTCCGTCAAAGGCACTCACCATACGCAAACCGCGAACCATTTCATTTACATCCAGCATGCCCAACGGGTGCGACACGGTTACTGCCTATTTTGTGAACACATCGCAAATAAATCTATCCGATGTTCAGAAATTTCTTTGGGATTTTGGTGATGGCAGTTATGACTCAACGCATTGGGGCGATGGAGGTCTGTCTCATTTATACAATAAACGAGGACCTGCAAACGATGCCTTTACTGTGAAGCTGAAAGTATGGCAGAAAGGCGGTTGTGTGGAAGAATTTGTAATGAACAATGCGGCTATCAACACATTGTCGCCCACTGGTATTGACAATGTGATAAAATACTACTGTCCCAATGATTTGCTCGAACCGAGTCCCAAGGGAAATAAACCGCCCGGCATGACTTTCACATGGAAACTTACCGGGACAGGAAATACACCTTGGATTTATCCAAATGAAGAAAGTCCGGTGATTGTTCTCTCCAATCTCGGGGCTTACCGTTTGGTATTGGAAACAAACCACCCTACTTGTCCCAAAAAAGAGTTTTCGGATACATTCTTTGTAGTAGGTCCAAAGGTTAAAATAGAAGAGATTGACAGCGGATATCTCATAGCGCAAAATGAACGTTATCAGTGTGTAAGTAGTGACACTGTTCATTTCCCAAATCGCACCCGCTATTACCTGAACGACAAGAATCCCGGCAATGACGACAGCACTGTCTTACTCCCTTCCGGTGTAAAACATTGGGTTTTTGACAACAATCTCAACCCTCTTATTTCTAAAAAACAAGAACGCAAAGACGACAACATAGACCGTTTATGGAATTTTGGCGATGCATTTGCTCCTCAGTGTACCACTATCACGGCACTGAATATTAACGTCAACAAAAATTGTAATTATTCCAAAGACCGTTATCCCACGCACTTCTACACCCCTTGGGACAGCGTCTATAAACAGTTTTATTACAACCCCAATGTTTCCTTTACCTATTTAGACTTTTTGCCAAATGGGGATTGCAACATCAGGCAAGTGGACACCAACGAACTCGAACTTCATCGAAAATTATTTTTTAGACGTATTCCCGAATGTTATGAAGCCAAACTCACCGAGACAGATACTTCACAAGACTACGTCTGTCCGGGCACAGACAAGGTTCGATTAGCCATTCAACGCACCGATATATCTAATTTGGAGGTTCAAGGGTCGGGATGTGTTACTCCGGAAAACACAAGCATAAATTTGAGGGCATTTTTTGGCAAAACCAAACCCGGATGTTCTTTTAACATGATTTTATTTAATCCGAATGTAACGCGCGACTCCTCCAATTGGAAACCTTTTATAAGCGAACCACCCAACAACGGCTATGAATACACCGGATTTTTTACACCCAATGTTTTTTACACTTACGACTCCAGTGTTTACAACATAAAAGACGACACACTGACTGTGGGTTTTATTGTAGCAAACGGCATTGGTAACAATGTATGTTTGGACACTCTGTACATCAAAAATCCTTTTAAGGTTGAACGTGTTCAAAGCTTCTTCAATATTATTGCTCCCCAAACAAAACCTACCAAAGTGTGTGTTGGCGACACCATTCTATTTGGAGAAAACAATGTCCATCGGCTTTTTGCTGAATCTTCTCAATCCATCGAATGGAGTATTTCAGGTCCATTGCCAAGCGACCCGAACGTCAGGGGAAATCTCGGATTTATTTCTGAACAGCGTAAAAACGGGCTCAAACATCCCAATCCCGACAGTTCGCATCTTTTTGTGGACATGCTTTACATATACAACAGCATGGCATCCAAACCTTACGACACCATCATGTTGAACGAAATATTTGATTATGATTTGAGCATGGAAATCACCGATGCAGCCAACGGAATGTTGTTTCAACAATGGACTGATTTAGGACTTCCATCCATAGAATACAGCAAAGAACGAGTGGTCAGAATGTTTTGGAACGGAGTTGGAGTTATGGGAAATGCAATGACAGGGGCAATCGGTTGTATTGATACCACAGGTTTATCACAATTCATTGACATAAAGATAATTCCCAAACCCAATGGGAAACGCACGCTGAATTTCCGCGATACCTCAATACTGCCCTTACTCAATCATCAACTGAACAACAAAACCTACAATAACACATACTCCTTTGTACCCAAACGCAATGGCACTTATGACATTGCGCTCACTGTGAGCAATTCCAAGAATTGTTCGGCAACTTCACTACAATCTTTTGTGGTAGGATTTTCGAGCAAGATTTCATCTACCGATTCTATCAATTGTGCGGACGAAACCATCTACTTGAAGCCGCAGTTCAGGTACTACAAATCAGGCGGAAGCGCAGGTGCATTAGACAGTACGGATTATTGGGAGCTACACAAGAATAACGCAGGCAAACCCGGTTTTGAAGGCGAAACTAAAATTGATTGGAGTTTGGAAGATGATGACATTTCCAATCCTACCACTATTTTCGGGACAGGCCCTTATGGTCACACAGGTTATGACACAGCTTATGTGATGGGAGGCGAGGATGGAGGAAAAATATATTACCGGACACCCGGCAAATACACCATGCGTATTACCACCACAGACAACAGCGGATGTGCAGATACGCTCACTCAAAACGTTTACGTAATAGACAATACTGCTAAATTTTCACTCAACATACAAGACCTGAACTGCCGTACTATTATTGAACTCTTTGATTCCAGTAGTTTGACAGATGTATATGATTCGCTATTAGGTTCTCCAAGTCATTCAAAATACAGTTGGACTATTCAATGGGGAGATGGAAGCGAAAACTGGTTTTCGCCCACTCTGCCGCCCCAAATCGGGCATCAATACAAGGGATTTGGCAATTATTTAGTAACCATGATTGCTGCCACCAAAGGAGAACTCAATGGGAGAAAGCCAATGTGTACCGATAGTTTTGAATTAAACCTAAACATTCCGGGACCTCAACCTTATTTCGAACCTTTGGACACACTGGTAATCTGTTTAGGCGATTCTGTTCGTTTTGTTAACAAGAGTTACAACCCAACAAAATATGCCCAATTTATCTGGAACATGGGCGACAGCACTTTTATTACCAGCAGTGGAAGCGACACCGTTACACATACATACAAAAAATCAGGAGTCTATTCTGTTTTTCTGTTAGAGTCAGACTCGTTGAGCGGTACTATTCACTATTGTTCCCACACCTATCCCGACACCCCGATGCAACAAGAAATCAAGGTGTTGGTCTTAGACTTTTACAATGCAGAATTAACACAAGACAAACACTCCATTTGCATAGGCGACTCAGTTACCTTTACTGCTCGCAACCTCCAATCTGCATTAGGTTACAGATGGCAAGTAGCGGAGGATTCGTTTGAAATGATAACACTTGACTCGGTGTTCACCTATACATTCCTGAAAAGTGGGCAATTTTCGATTTCTGTGTACCCTGTGTTGGATTCGGCTTTGTTGGGGGTTCAATGCAGTTACAACTTTGCAACGGTGGTTTATGTTGATTCTATTTTAGCTGATTTTGAAGTAGATAGCACCAATATCCCCAGTGTTTGCTTTAAGAATACATCTGTCAACTCTGCTAAAAATTATTGGGGATTTTATCATCAATCTGATATTACCCAAAGCGGCAATGCTTTCCGCTTGAACAAAGAAATCAATGAGGCTGAATTTTGTTTAGACTATCCAGACTCTGTGGGATATTATTGGGCGTGCTTGGTGGCAGAAAGTCCGGTAGGTTGCTTAGACACCATCTGCAAACGCATACGCTACTATTCAAAGAAAAAGTTATTCATCCCTAACGTGTTCACACCCGGAAGCGACTCCTACAACGATTTTTATTATATTGACATAGAAGGTCAGGATTACTACGAATTGAGAATATATAATCGCTGGGGAGACATTGTTTTCCAATCAGAAAACAAGGATTATCAATGGAATGGGAATGTTGAGAACGGCAATACCGAATGTCCTGACGGCACGTATATTTATCAGTTTCGATACCGTTTTGAAAAAGACAAAGAGACTGAATTTACAAGCGGAGTCATCACGCTCATTCGCGAAAAACGCAGATAG
- the mutL gene encoding DNA mismatch repair endonuclease MutL: protein MNDIINLLPETIANQIAAGEVVQRPSSVVKELLENAVDAGATMITLLVKEGGSLLIQVVDNGSGMSHTDARMCWERHATSKIRKADDLYCIKTFGFRGEALASIASVARVEMDTKIKENDTGTRIVIEGGHIKKHEFTAAPNGTNISVKNLFFNIPARRNFLKSQTVETRHIIEEFTRQVVAHPDIAFKLFNNDKEVFDLPSADNKSRIVSVLGKMKHADLLSLNEDTDLLKVSGFVGKPELAKKIRGEQYLYVNHRYIKSAYLHHAIRSAYDNLIPSDSQPTYVIFLQIDPSRIDINVSPSKTEIKFEDERVLYSIVHAAVKKALGSFMLVPTLELPISQSPINNTSFTSYNPDPKINPRYNPFQGEQAPPKKQPYGWEKIYQPLQNEFETQVKPLPTHDLFRTISTASLIDSVFQFEDTLVVKAHGELYIINILLARERIWYERYLTSINQHQSTTQQLLFPKTLEFSTADAELLLSVIDEVKFIGFDIGEFGKNTFIINGLPADLPKGNEQQMIEGLLENLKENRTKYKLTEKENVARSMAKNAVMFANKILNPNEQSLLASELFACEFPRYCPFGRQVYVNLPREELNKLFKI from the coding sequence ATGAATGACATCATTAACCTGCTACCGGAAACTATTGCTAATCAAATTGCTGCCGGTGAGGTTGTACAAAGACCTTCTTCCGTTGTTAAGGAGTTGCTTGAAAATGCGGTGGATGCAGGGGCAACTATGATTACGCTTTTGGTCAAAGAAGGTGGCTCGCTATTGATACAAGTAGTGGACAATGGCTCCGGTATGAGTCATACTGATGCCAGAATGTGCTGGGAAAGACACGCAACATCCAAAATAAGAAAAGCGGATGATTTGTATTGTATCAAAACATTTGGCTTTAGAGGAGAGGCATTAGCCTCTATCGCCTCTGTTGCCAGAGTGGAGATGGATACAAAAATTAAAGAAAATGATACCGGCACAAGGATTGTGATTGAAGGCGGGCATATCAAGAAACATGAGTTTACTGCAGCCCCCAATGGAACTAATATTTCTGTCAAAAACCTTTTTTTTAATATCCCTGCAAGACGAAATTTTCTCAAATCACAAACCGTAGAAACACGCCATATCATAGAGGAATTTACACGTCAAGTAGTCGCCCATCCTGATATTGCTTTCAAATTATTTAATAATGATAAGGAAGTTTTTGATTTACCCTCAGCTGACAACAAAAGTAGAATAGTGAGTGTTTTGGGCAAGATGAAGCACGCGGATTTGCTTAGTTTGAATGAAGACACTGATTTGCTCAAAGTATCCGGTTTCGTTGGCAAGCCTGAATTAGCTAAGAAAATCAGAGGGGAGCAGTACTTGTATGTAAACCATCGCTATATCAAGAGCGCTTATTTGCATCATGCCATTCGCTCGGCTTATGACAATTTGATTCCTTCGGATAGTCAACCTACTTATGTTATCTTTTTGCAAATTGACCCATCCAGAATTGATATTAACGTATCACCTTCTAAGACTGAGATTAAGTTTGAGGATGAAAGGGTGTTATATTCCATTGTTCACGCGGCAGTCAAAAAAGCTTTAGGTTCTTTTATGTTGGTTCCTACTCTTGAGTTACCAATTTCTCAAAGCCCGATTAACAATACATCGTTCACGAGTTATAACCCCGATCCGAAGATTAATCCTCGATACAATCCGTTTCAGGGCGAACAAGCTCCACCCAAGAAACAACCTTATGGCTGGGAAAAAATCTATCAGCCTTTGCAAAACGAGTTTGAAACACAAGTGAAACCGCTGCCTACACATGATTTGTTTAGGACTATCTCAACTGCATCTCTTATTGATTCGGTTTTTCAGTTTGAAGATACTTTGGTTGTAAAAGCGCATGGAGAACTATATATCATTAATATTTTGCTTGCCAGAGAAAGAATCTGGTATGAACGCTATTTAACCAGCATCAATCAGCATCAATCAACAACCCAGCAACTGCTTTTCCCAAAAACCCTTGAGTTCAGCACTGCGGATGCGGAACTACTGCTTAGCGTAATAGATGAAGTAAAGTTTATAGGTTTTGATATAGGAGAGTTTGGTAAGAATACATTTATTATCAATGGACTCCCTGCCGATTTACCTAAAGGAAATGAACAACAAATGATTGAAGGGTTGTTAGAAAATTTGAAAGAGAACAGAACAAAATACAAACTCACAGAAAAAGAGAATGTGGCGCGAAGTATGGCAAAAAATGCTGTTATGTTTGCAAACAAAATTCTCAACCCAAATGAACAAAGCCTACTTGCCTCCGAACTGTTTGCCTGTGAATTTCCCCGCTACTGCCCTTTTGGAAGGCAAGTGTATGTTAACCTGCCAAGAGAAGAACTAAACAAACTTTTTAAAATATAA
- the rpsD gene encoding 30S ribosomal protein S4, whose translation MARYTGPKTKIARKFREPIFGPDKSFEKKKYPPGMHGNSRKRKKQSEYAIQLSEKQKAKYTYGLLEKQFLNLFKKAASKRGITGETFLKFLEARLDNTVYRLNIAPSRRAARQLVSHKHILVNDEIVNIPSYQLKPGDVVTVRERSKSLELVSDSLSVGKMKHSWLQWDGNAMSGTFMNFPERSEIPENINETLIVELYSK comes from the coding sequence ATGGCAAGATATACAGGACCGAAAACCAAAATAGCCCGTAAATTCAGAGAACCCATTTTTGGACCGGATAAGTCTTTTGAAAAAAAGAAGTACCCTCCCGGAATGCATGGTAATTCCAGAAAAAGAAAAAAACAATCCGAGTATGCAATTCAGCTTTCTGAAAAACAAAAAGCTAAATATACCTATGGTTTGTTAGAGAAACAGTTTCTTAATTTATTTAAAAAGGCAGCTTCAAAAAGAGGTATTACCGGTGAAACATTCCTTAAGTTTTTGGAAGCAAGATTAGATAATACGGTTTATAGATTGAATATAGCCCCTTCAAGAAGAGCTGCAAGACAATTGGTGTCTCATAAGCACATTCTTGTAAATGACGAAATTGTAAATATCCCTTCATACCAACTAAAACCGGGCGATGTTGTTACCGTGAGAGAGAGATCTAAATCTTTAGAGTTAGTGAGCGATTCTCTTTCAGTTGGAAAAATGAAACATTCATGGTTACAATGGGATGGCAATGCAATGTCAGGTACATTCATGAATTTCCCTGAACGTTCTGAAATTCCCGAAAACATTAACGAAACATTAATTGTTGAGTTATATTCTAAGTAA
- the rplQ gene encoding 50S ribosomal protein L17 — protein MRHGVKVNHLGRTAPHRKAMLSNMASSLIKHKKITTTVAKAKALRVYVEPLITKAKSDSVHSRRTVFSYLRDKEAIKELFGVVASKVGDRQGGYTRILKLGNRMGDNAEMALIELVDFNEFIQPKPAKEQKKSTRRSRSTSSTTKATPVAKEAEEAVVEPVQEDVVQEVKSEDVAENTDTTNDTPDADATEEQPKKD, from the coding sequence ATGAGACACGGAGTAAAAGTAAATCATTTAGGAAGAACAGCACCACATAGAAAAGCTATGCTTTCAAACATGGCTTCTTCCCTTATTAAGCACAAGAAAATCACTACTACTGTTGCTAAAGCTAAAGCATTGAGAGTTTATGTTGAGCCTCTCATTACTAAAGCTAAATCAGATTCAGTTCACAGCAGAAGAACAGTATTTTCTTATCTTAGAGACAAAGAAGCTATTAAGGAACTTTTTGGAGTTGTTGCTTCTAAAGTTGGAGACAGACAAGGAGGATATACACGCATCCTCAAATTGGGCAACCGTATGGGTGATAATGCAGAGATGGCACTAATTGAACTTGTTGATTTTAATGAGTTTATCCAACCTAAACCTGCAAAAGAACAGAAGAAATCTACCAGAAGAAGTCGTTCAACTTCATCAACTACAAAAGCCACTCCTGTTGCTAAAGAAGCAGAAGAAGCAGTAGTAGAACCTGTGCAGGAAGACGTTGTTCAAGAAGTTAAATCAGAGGACGTTGCGGAGAATACCGATACTACCAATGATACACCTGATGCTGACGCTACAGAAGAACAGCCAAAGAAAGACTAA
- a CDS encoding rhomboid family intramembrane serine protease: protein MGLLYLFRNMPPAVKNIFFINLLFFLGAWVSMDVFQYNLTYTTGMKYFGSILFKPYQIFTHMFMHGSFSHILFNMFGLLMFGSMIERYIGTKRFLILYLLSGLGAAFLEQSYWAYRVYECVGEVIPEKALQNMALSGLQLNNVCQSFVNWIATPMVGASGAIYGLLVAYGMFFPNSELMFIFIPYPIKAKYMIPGIILLDLFLGLSSFNWDNVAHFAHLGGALTGFVLIKIWNRNRTRLY from the coding sequence ATGGGACTGCTTTATCTGTTTCGCAATATGCCGCCAGCTGTTAAGAATATTTTCTTCATTAACTTGTTGTTCTTTCTCGGTGCCTGGGTTTCTATGGATGTGTTTCAATATAATCTGACCTATACAACTGGGATGAAATACTTTGGTTCTATACTATTCAAACCCTATCAGATTTTTACTCACATGTTTATGCATGGCTCCTTCTCGCATATCCTGTTCAATATGTTTGGATTACTCATGTTTGGGTCGATGATTGAAAGATATATAGGTACAAAACGGTTTTTAATTCTTTATTTGTTGTCAGGCTTAGGTGCTGCGTTCTTAGAGCAATCTTATTGGGCATATAGGGTTTATGAGTGCGTAGGAGAGGTTATTCCGGAGAAAGCATTGCAAAACATGGCACTAAGCGGACTTCAACTCAATAACGTTTGTCAATCATTTGTGAACTGGATTGCAACCCCGATGGTGGGCGCAAGCGGTGCTATTTATGGTTTGTTGGTGGCATACGGAATGTTTTTCCCCAATTCAGAATTAATGTTTATTTTTATTCCTTACCCTATCAAAGCGAAATACATGATTCCGGGTATTATTCTTTTAGATTTGTTTCTCGGATTGAGCAGTTTCAATTGGGATAACGTGGCTCACTTTGCACATTTGGGTGGAGCGTTGACCGGTTTTGTTTTGATTAAGATTTGGAATAGAAATAGGACAAGGTTGTATTGA